Proteins encoded by one window of Porphyromonas vaginalis:
- a CDS encoding Coenzyme F420 hydrogenase/dehydrogenase, beta subunit C-terminal domain has translation MIQIEDKRRCCGCEACRQVCPQGCIRLERDEEGFGYPIVDADRCIECHKCERVCPFMKLDAPREPQAVYAACATDEGLREASSSGGLFTLLAEETLRRGGVVFGARFDETWGVCHDYTETVEGLAPFRGSKYLQSRIGESYRQAEQFLKEGRLVLFTGTPCQIKGLVHYLGRTYENLTTVDVVCHGVPSPMVWQRYLTTLRAGQGEITGISFRDKSLSGWRRYDFVAQSTGGGGVRQFYGDNIYMRGFLHDLYLRPSCYACMAKGGRSQSDLTLGDYWGVERTCPDLDRALDEDKGTSVVMIHSERGRRLLEGLPCRYQETNYASALAGNPAIEHTAAEPPKRQLFFAQLEAEPLEQLIARLTTIPLHKRLWRQLHHQAHRVKMRLRRLSPRSY, from the coding sequence ATGATACAGATAGAGGACAAGCGGCGCTGCTGTGGCTGCGAAGCGTGCCGACAGGTATGCCCCCAGGGGTGCATACGACTGGAGCGCGACGAGGAGGGCTTTGGCTATCCGATCGTCGATGCCGATCGTTGCATCGAGTGCCATAAGTGTGAGCGAGTCTGCCCCTTTATGAAGCTGGACGCGCCGCGTGAGCCTCAGGCTGTCTATGCTGCATGTGCTACCGACGAAGGGCTCCGCGAGGCGAGTTCGTCGGGAGGACTCTTTACGCTCCTTGCTGAGGAGACGCTACGACGTGGGGGCGTGGTCTTTGGGGCGCGCTTTGATGAGACCTGGGGCGTCTGTCACGACTACACGGAGACGGTGGAGGGGCTGGCTCCCTTTAGGGGTAGTAAGTACCTGCAGAGCCGTATCGGAGAGAGCTATCGGCAGGCGGAACAGTTTCTCAAAGAGGGTCGACTGGTCCTCTTCACAGGGACGCCCTGTCAGATCAAAGGGCTGGTCCACTACCTCGGACGTACCTACGAAAACTTGACGACGGTCGATGTGGTCTGCCACGGCGTACCCTCACCGATGGTGTGGCAAAGGTACTTGACGACACTGCGAGCAGGGCAGGGAGAGATCACGGGGATCTCCTTTCGCGATAAATCGCTCTCGGGCTGGCGACGCTATGACTTTGTGGCACAAAGCACGGGAGGGGGCGGCGTGCGACAGTTTTACGGAGACAATATCTACATGCGGGGCTTCCTGCACGACCTCTACTTGCGTCCTAGTTGCTACGCCTGCATGGCGAAAGGGGGCCGCAGTCAGAGCGACCTGACGCTGGGCGACTACTGGGGCGTGGAGCGCACCTGCCCCGACCTAGATCGAGCGCTGGACGAGGACAAAGGGACGAGTGTCGTAATGATCCACAGCGAGCGAGGGCGAAGGCTACTGGAGGGACTACCATGTCGCTATCAGGAGACCAACTATGCGAGTGCCTTAGCGGGCAATCCTGCTATCGAGCACACGGCGGCAGAGCCTCCGAAGCGGCAGCTCTTCTTTGCGCAACTAGAAGCAGAGCCGCTAGAGCAACTGATCGCTCGTCTCACAACGATACCGCTCCACAAACGTCTCTGGCGTCAGCTGCACCACCAAGCTCATCGCGTCAAGATGCGCCTCCGCCGACTCTCCCCGCGATCTTACTAA